The Saprospiraceae bacterium genome includes a window with the following:
- a CDS encoding glycoside hydrolase family 130 protein, which yields MGTRFEENPIILTSDIRPAIEGMKVECVLNPGVFTFQNKTWLLLRVAERPHQKEGAISFPIMDQEGNIEIKTFDLIDPELDLSDSRMVTHKGKMYLSTLSHLRLVCSDDGKKFYEPIDRPTKIFGHGEMETYGIEDCRVSYFNDQYYLTFTQVSENGVGVGMMRTKDWIHFERDGMILPPHNKDCALFEEKIQNIYYCLHRPSGIGLGGNFIWQASSPDLLHWGNHKCVMQTRPGMWDCARIGAGTSPVKTEYGWLEIYHGADFDNRYCLGAVLFDLKDPSIVLARSEEPIFEPTTEYETNGFFGNVVFTNGHLVKGDEIIMYYGASDEVICGATLSISEILNSLSIKAS from the coding sequence ATGGGTACCAGATTTGAAGAAAACCCTATCATTCTGACGAGTGATATAAGGCCTGCTATTGAAGGAATGAAAGTAGAATGTGTCCTTAATCCGGGCGTATTTACTTTTCAGAACAAAACCTGGCTTTTACTCAGGGTTGCAGAAAGACCACATCAGAAGGAAGGTGCCATTTCTTTTCCGATCATGGATCAGGAAGGCAACATTGAAATCAAAACATTTGATTTGATTGATCCTGAACTTGATTTGTCAGATTCCAGAATGGTAACCCATAAAGGTAAAATGTATCTTTCTACACTTTCACATCTCAGATTGGTATGCAGCGATGATGGCAAAAAGTTTTATGAACCGATAGACCGCCCAACGAAAATATTCGGTCACGGAGAGATGGAAACCTACGGCATAGAAGATTGCAGAGTAAGCTATTTTAATGACCAATATTATCTTACTTTTACCCAGGTTTCAGAAAACGGAGTAGGAGTGGGCATGATGCGTACAAAGGATTGGATACATTTTGAAAGGGATGGCATGATTTTGCCACCACATAACAAGGATTGTGCATTATTTGAAGAAAAGATTCAGAATATATATTATTGTCTTCATCGTCCATCGGGCATAGGACTCGGGGGTAATTTTATCTGGCAGGCTTCTTCACCGGATTTACTGCATTGGGGCAATCACAAATGTGTCATGCAAACAAGACCGGGAATGTGGGATTGTGCACGAATCGGAGCCGGAACATCTCCTGTCAAAACGGAATATGGCTGGCTTGAAATATATCATGGTGCTGATTTTGATAATCGATACTGTCTCGGCGCAGTTTTATTCGATTTAAAAGATCCGTCCATTGTACTGGCACGATCAGAAGAACCCATTTTTGAACCAACGACGGAGTATGAAACCAATGGGTTTTTTGGAAATGTCGTCTTTACAAATGGTCACTTGGTTAAAGGAGATGAGATTATCATGTATTACGGTGCATCAGATGAAGTCATTTGTGGTGCAACGCTTTCCATATCAGAAATTTTAAACAGCCTTTCAATTAAAGCTTCATGA
- a CDS encoding MFS transporter, whose amino-acid sequence MIAKLTNELSFFNSHPKPMRVLLLTNLIYAMVMPIVELFVGAYIMRNSSDISLVVIFQLAVYTGIPLTFLINGYLLNGVKIAWLYSLGMILSGISMFAMMSLNELSTAGIFFAGLIMGLSYGFFWANRDFLALNTTNDGNRNFYYGVETFFYTIAGIIIPFGAGAFIAATDKNNWFAGNVNVAYHVLTVFVLVLSIIASILVHQGNFQNPKRAPFLFFKFDKLWNQMLKLAALKGIAQGYIVTAPTMLILSLVGKEGALGIIQSVAAFFSAILLYFLGRVSKPEHRLTIYFVGCILFVLGAAFNAVLYSSIGVILFILCLLFARPLLDIAYFPIQLKVIDIVAAKEGRNEFAYILNHEFGLYVGRLFGCGLFIVLARYVSEYVALRYALLVIAVLHLGGAFMAQQISRSIGIKSE is encoded by the coding sequence ATGATTGCTAAATTAACAAACGAACTGAGTTTCTTCAATTCTCATCCAAAACCGATGAGAGTTCTGCTGCTAACCAATCTGATCTACGCCATGGTGATGCCTATCGTAGAGCTTTTTGTGGGTGCCTATATCATGCGAAATTCATCGGATATCAGTCTTGTGGTCATATTTCAATTAGCAGTTTACACAGGGATTCCACTGACATTTCTCATTAACGGGTATCTGCTCAATGGTGTCAAAATTGCCTGGCTGTATTCATTGGGAATGATATTGAGCGGCATTTCGATGTTTGCAATGATGTCTTTGAATGAATTAAGTACGGCAGGAATCTTTTTTGCCGGACTGATTATGGGACTTTCTTATGGTTTTTTCTGGGCCAATCGGGATTTTCTGGCACTGAATACAACGAATGACGGTAACCGTAATTTTTATTACGGTGTGGAGACATTCTTTTATACCATCGCAGGTATCATTATTCCATTCGGGGCAGGTGCTTTCATAGCAGCAACCGACAAGAACAACTGGTTTGCCGGAAATGTGAATGTTGCCTATCACGTCCTGACAGTTTTTGTGTTGGTACTTTCTATTATTGCGTCCATTTTGGTTCATCAGGGCAATTTTCAGAATCCCAAAAGAGCTCCTTTCCTGTTCTTTAAATTTGACAAACTTTGGAATCAGATGCTCAAACTGGCTGCATTGAAAGGAATTGCACAAGGGTACATCGTGACAGCACCGACTATGCTGATTCTGAGTCTGGTAGGTAAAGAAGGGGCTCTCGGTATTATACAGTCCGTAGCTGCATTCTTTTCTGCGATTCTTTTGTATTTTCTGGGCAGAGTGAGTAAACCTGAACACAGGTTGACCATTTATTTTGTGGGATGTATATTATTTGTTTTGGGAGCCGCTTTTAATGCAGTGTTGTATTCATCTATCGGGGTGATATTATTCATTCTGTGTTTACTTTTTGCGAGACCGTTATTAGATATCGCTTATTTTCCAATCCAGCTTAAAGTCATAGATATCGTAGCAGCAAAAGAAGGAAGAAATGAATTTGCCTACATTCTCAACCATGAATTCGGATTGTATGTGGGCAGACTTTTTGGTTGCGGCTTGTTTATTGTCCTGGCTCGTTATGTAAGTGAATATGTTGCATTGCGGTATGCATTACTCGTTATTGCAGTGTTACATTTAGGGGGTGCTTTTATGGCTCAACAGATTTCACGTAGTATTGGCATTAAAAGTGAATGA
- a CDS encoding IS4 family transposase, which yields MMERKREFIAITPARTHDKKFLELLDVKPHSLMVFDRAYNHYLQFAKWSQNKVFFITRKKSNAKYTIVSTIENPSLKGKEHGVHKDQIIELQYKENKEEKVLRLRLITYYDEKGMPYAFLTNSFEELTAEEVAACYKKRWDIELLFKKLKQNFQLHYFYGENETAIKTQIWCTLIAQLLLTVIQKQNAPQKAFSTVACTVRIHLISMLDLVETVKAKNKYYEKEDPLVGQQDIFGNTLTSRRIRKRQKKKEDTRGHLQKSDENKKNTIDNQSVNSS from the coding sequence ATGATGGAAAGAAAAAGGGAGTTTATCGCCATCACACCGGCTAGAACACATGACAAGAAATTTTTGGAGTTACTGGACGTTAAACCACACAGCTTGATGGTATTTGACCGAGCCTACAATCACTATCTTCAGTTTGCCAAATGGTCACAAAACAAGGTCTTCTTCATCACCCGTAAAAAGTCAAATGCTAAATATACCATCGTAAGTACGATCGAAAATCCATCCTTAAAAGGCAAGGAACACGGTGTACATAAAGATCAAATCATAGAATTGCAATACAAAGAGAACAAAGAAGAAAAAGTACTACGCTTAAGACTAATAACTTATTACGATGAGAAAGGGATGCCTTACGCCTTCTTAACAAATAGTTTTGAAGAACTAACTGCGGAAGAAGTAGCTGCTTGTTACAAAAAAAGATGGGATATTGAGCTTTTATTTAAGAAGTTAAAACAAAATTTTCAGCTCCATTACTTTTATGGAGAAAACGAAACAGCAATCAAAACACAAATTTGGTGCACCCTCATAGCCCAATTATTATTAACGGTCATACAAAAGCAAAATGCACCACAGAAAGCTTTTTCTACAGTAGCCTGTACAGTCCGAATTCACCTAATCAGCATGCTAGATTTGGTAGAAACTGTAAAAGCGAAGAACAAATATTATGAAAAAGAAGATCCATTGGTTGGACAGCAAGATATTTTTGGAAATACCCTGACATCAAGAAGGATTCGTAAACGGCAAAAGAAAAAAGAAGATACAAGGGGTCACCTTCAAAAATCAGATGAAAACAAGAAAAATACCATTGATAATCAAAGTGTTAACTCAAGTTGA
- a CDS encoding DUF4372 domain-containing protein: MDKDTTIKFVGQPIFAQIIKMVSKTVFSQLVSKHQSDRYYKEFKTWDHFVSLMFAILSRCDSIAEIIDGMVGLSGKLQYLSLGKVPAKSTFSDGMRKRSDKFFEDLYFALVKEYSSFLSDSKTLGKQFQQMLLIDSTTIRLFTEVLKGVGRNRKDDGKKKGVYRHHTG; this comes from the coding sequence ATGGACAAAGATACGACGATAAAATTTGTCGGACAGCCGATTTTCGCTCAAATCATAAAAATGGTGAGCAAAACAGTATTTAGCCAATTAGTATCGAAACATCAAAGCGACCGCTATTACAAAGAATTTAAGACATGGGATCATTTTGTGTCTCTGATGTTTGCTATCTTGAGTCGATGTGATTCGATTGCTGAAATCATAGATGGAATGGTGGGTTTATCAGGTAAATTACAGTATTTAAGTCTCGGGAAAGTACCTGCGAAGAGTACATTCAGCGATGGGATGCGAAAGAGATCGGATAAATTTTTTGAGGACTTGTACTTTGCCTTGGTCAAAGAGTATTCATCGTTTTTGTCGGACAGCAAGACTCTAGGCAAACAGTTTCAGCAGATGCTACTTATAGATTCAACTACTATCCGATTATTTACCGAAGTACTCAAAGGAGTAGGCCGTAATCGCAAAGATGATGGAAAGAAAAAGGGAGTTTATCGCCATCACACCGGCTAG
- a CDS encoding T9SS type A sorting domain-containing protein, which produces MKKLFISVLIGFIILLAELLNPLFSQGFCRTNQNFIFQNYESFNGGIIDDPDPLNPINLRLYFFVIRRTDGSGGYQHGDVLQTISNLNSNFNPYSINFLWDGCTTYIDSDVYYNEPGSTFDALYEIMYSGTNNSPISLLRTDGLGIVLYPDSHPDILGLAETRRTIVSGTWDGIPTGLSGALTHEMGHIFGLVHTHANCEIGGSWHFIGDDINCNYAGDFICDTPLDPGINFNVDEDCNWTRVAPDEDFCDTAPEPIENYNPSTSNYMAYVPPRCMSEFTYQQAFRMRSFINSQHSATNYGNNPLPLPECNCNTGDVIVTTNIYINFPLLINGDIIIKSGATLTITEKLLMGQDKKIVIENGGKLILSGEKCEIDKCSQATGWAGVEVENGGTLEVNGAIIRNADRAVHALSNATLDIENIHIFGQSEYTGAGIFINGDVTISKLDDVIIENCREGIFAYNGAHNLYELNTGKIKNTLYAITSVTNSIIVRNYDISNTNYGIVKYNGPGSIITNSAIGYSEYGIIANWSPFTMIDNNTVGIPGQTGKIGVSLFQSHHSNILYNPLIQARNLGVRLWSSKANVAFNSINIFGNNNQYGGGVLAIDSHNSIIEENYLDINQSAFGIETNISTGTIIQHNQIDHFSTISTRSAAIRSMAGMDERIDNNIINGVANTTGILAQNTTSNQYLCNITDNTAEGLGIYYNSEMHNIRGNEFGSWTDLAIRSQVGQQVHQGNKFKGGKARADELNFEEIFNSQFLVNGSIPFLMPTDIIPSSEWFINNSNSNTYECTGMPGPSWTPFKGWDETELCNYWKYLKDIRTAKPEMFFVKLYHLLKYTKSKPGLILPDCIRLDQVFTEVCGVQRLADIAVSLQKKDSASHNVSGLNTYQTQYSLQTTEEGRNNVKNQIHSELSNLIPAVQSRMTADSLKLDSINVRIDSIDCTSVIVNKWKTIFKLYVKYLSTNGIDTSDHPVLMSYATECADIYGDAVHIARAMVNTYDTTYFDMYDQCITSVTPRSRNKSGAPVLIKVHPNPSNGVLYINLPDNYTGHVSIRNTDGKLVYKKDINNSNLTNLDLTMYSGVYFVVFTAVTGDQSVHKVILIK; this is translated from the coding sequence ATGAAAAAGTTATTTATTTCAGTTTTAATTGGGTTCATAATACTCCTTGCTGAGTTATTAAATCCACTTTTTTCACAAGGTTTTTGCCGGACCAATCAAAACTTTATCTTTCAGAATTACGAAAGTTTTAATGGTGGAATTATAGATGATCCTGATCCACTTAATCCAATAAATTTAAGACTTTATTTTTTTGTAATACGACGAACAGATGGTAGTGGGGGGTATCAGCATGGGGATGTATTGCAGACTATCAGTAATCTTAATTCAAATTTTAATCCTTATAGTATTAATTTTTTATGGGATGGATGCACAACATATATAGATAGTGATGTTTACTATAATGAACCTGGGTCTACTTTTGATGCATTATATGAAATCATGTATTCCGGCACCAACAATTCACCAATAAGTTTATTAAGAACAGATGGCTTAGGAATTGTACTATATCCCGACTCACATCCTGATATTCTTGGACTTGCAGAAACAAGAAGAACTATTGTAAGTGGTACATGGGATGGCATTCCCACAGGTCTATCAGGAGCACTTACTCACGAAATGGGTCATATTTTTGGTTTGGTTCATACTCATGCAAATTGTGAAATTGGAGGATCTTGGCATTTTATAGGAGATGATATTAATTGTAATTATGCAGGTGACTTTATTTGTGATACTCCATTAGATCCAGGCATTAATTTCAATGTTGATGAGGATTGCAACTGGACAAGAGTAGCTCCTGATGAAGATTTTTGTGATACGGCACCAGAGCCAATTGAAAACTATAATCCAAGCACATCTAACTACATGGCTTATGTTCCGCCTCGATGCATGTCAGAATTTACATACCAACAGGCTTTTAGAATGAGATCTTTTATAAATAGTCAACATAGTGCCACCAATTATGGAAATAATCCTTTACCATTACCCGAATGTAATTGTAATACAGGGGATGTAATAGTGACCACGAATATTTATATAAATTTCCCTTTGTTGATTAATGGCGATATCATTATTAAGTCAGGAGCTACATTGACGATAACAGAGAAGTTGCTTATGGGGCAAGACAAAAAAATTGTTATAGAAAATGGAGGTAAACTTATACTAAGCGGTGAAAAATGCGAAATTGATAAATGCTCCCAGGCAACCGGATGGGCAGGTGTAGAAGTGGAAAATGGAGGTACTCTGGAAGTGAATGGTGCAATCATACGAAATGCAGACAGAGCCGTCCATGCATTATCCAATGCTACCTTAGATATAGAGAATATCCATATATTCGGTCAGTCTGAATACACAGGTGCAGGTATTTTTATAAATGGGGATGTGACTATTTCAAAATTGGATGATGTAATCATAGAAAATTGCAGAGAAGGTATTTTTGCATACAATGGCGCCCACAACTTATATGAGCTTAATACCGGAAAAATTAAGAATACGCTCTACGCTATCACTTCTGTAACCAACAGTATCATAGTGAGAAATTATGATATCAGCAATACAAACTATGGTATAGTAAAATATAACGGTCCCGGAAGCATTATAACGAATAGTGCAATCGGGTATTCTGAATATGGAATTATTGCCAATTGGTCACCCTTTACAATGATAGATAATAATACTGTTGGCATCCCCGGCCAAACAGGTAAAATCGGTGTGTCATTGTTTCAGAGCCATCATTCCAATATTTTGTACAATCCTTTGATACAAGCACGAAATCTGGGTGTAAGATTGTGGTCAAGTAAGGCAAACGTAGCTTTTAATAGTATTAATATATTTGGCAACAACAATCAATATGGCGGAGGTGTACTGGCCATAGACAGCCACAACAGTATTATAGAAGAAAATTATCTGGACATCAATCAATCTGCATTCGGGATAGAGACCAATATATCTACAGGTACTATCATTCAGCACAATCAGATAGATCACTTTTCCACCATATCTACCCGTTCGGCTGCAATCAGATCTATGGCCGGTATGGATGAAAGGATAGATAATAATATCATCAATGGTGTAGCCAATACCACGGGTATCTTAGCACAGAATACTACCTCCAACCAATATTTATGCAACATCACAGATAATACCGCTGAAGGATTGGGTATTTATTACAATTCTGAAATGCACAATATCCGGGGTAATGAATTTGGCTCGTGGACTGATCTGGCTATACGATCACAGGTAGGCCAGCAGGTACACCAGGGCAATAAATTTAAAGGCGGTAAAGCAAGAGCAGATGAATTAAATTTTGAAGAAATCTTTAATTCTCAATTTCTAGTAAATGGTTCCATACCCTTTCTGATGCCCACAGATATTATACCATCGAGTGAATGGTTTATCAATAATTCAAATTCCAATACTTATGAGTGTACCGGCATGCCCGGCCCATCATGGACACCCTTCAAAGGCTGGGATGAGACAGAGCTTTGCAATTACTGGAAGTACCTGAAAGACATCAGAACGGCCAAACCTGAAATGTTTTTTGTAAAATTATACCACCTTCTCAAATATACTAAATCAAAACCCGGATTGATCCTTCCCGATTGTATCAGATTGGATCAGGTTTTTACTGAGGTGTGTGGTGTGCAGAGACTTGCCGATATTGCAGTCTCTTTACAAAAAAAGGATTCGGCATCGCATAATGTTTCCGGTCTTAATACCTATCAAACCCAATACAGCCTTCAAACCACAGAAGAAGGAAGAAATAATGTAAAAAATCAAATACACTCAGAACTGAGTAATTTAATACCTGCTGTACAGAGCAGGATGACAGCAGACAGCTTAAAGCTTGACAGCATCAATGTCCGGATTGACTCCATAGACTGTACATCTGTCATAGTGAATAAATGGAAAACAATATTCAAACTGTATGTAAAATACCTGTCAACCAACGGAATAGACACATCAGACCATCCTGTCCTTATGAGTTATGCTACGGAATGTGCTGATATATATGGTGATGCTGTCCATATAGCAAGGGCGATGGTCAATACCTATGATACTACATACTTTGATATGTATGATCAATGTATAACTTCTGTCACCCCACGCAGCAGAAATAAATCTGGGGCACCTGTGCTTATCAAGGTCCATCCCAACCCATCAAATGGTGTTCTGTATATAAATCTGCCTGATAATTATACTGGACATGTGTCCATACGAAATACAGATGGCAAGTTAGTTTACAAAAAAGATATTAATAATAGTAATCTTACCAATTTAGACCTGACAATGTACAGTGGCGTATATTTTGTAGTTTTTACGGCAGTGACCGGCGATCAGTCAGTACACAAAGTAATCCTTATTAAATAA
- a CDS encoding T9SS type A sorting domain-containing protein, with protein MKNAGYKAGLILILMLHIFHFTSYSQSVFPDYLNNQKWVYFTWHFWGGNCETRIIKTTEKVNRCGKEYVRILDCNNNEQDCLIIGYYRISSDSVLIRTNYLHLNETLDSVICTEKEGLMYDFDMVQDEKVICQINSTFPPTFTPFIKTDEQFIQYEGQERKTISLNYIPYPAAPQILFQMKWISGIGSDIHPFYSLSCIGDHCEWEQMLYKVYRNDQLIFQNNNLNFPFPCPQEPSNTSDFQDFAKPYRITPNPSAAGFMIKSDDPSNHTTSVSINNNYGRVLYNNDHQLLSDIIHLESIPPGVYFIRIQKEQLVQTLKWVKH; from the coding sequence ATGAAAAACGCAGGTTATAAAGCAGGATTAATTCTGATTCTAATGTTGCATATTTTTCATTTTACTTCATATTCCCAGTCTGTTTTTCCGGATTATCTTAATAATCAAAAATGGGTATATTTTACCTGGCATTTCTGGGGAGGAAACTGTGAAACCAGAATAATCAAAACAACCGAAAAAGTCAACAGATGTGGTAAAGAGTACGTCCGGATTCTGGACTGTAATAATAATGAGCAGGATTGTCTGATCATTGGTTACTACCGGATTTCTTCTGACTCGGTGCTTATTCGAACAAATTATCTCCATTTAAATGAGACATTGGATTCTGTTATTTGTACTGAAAAGGAGGGCTTGATGTATGACTTTGATATGGTGCAAGATGAAAAGGTCATCTGTCAGATTAACAGTACTTTTCCTCCTACATTTACACCTTTTATCAAGACCGACGAACAATTTATACAATATGAAGGACAGGAAAGAAAAACGATATCCCTAAATTATATTCCGTATCCTGCCGCTCCTCAGATTTTGTTTCAGATGAAATGGATTTCCGGCATCGGTTCTGATATCCATCCTTTTTATTCTCTGTCATGTATTGGAGATCATTGTGAATGGGAACAGATGTTGTACAAAGTTTACAGGAATGATCAACTGATATTTCAAAACAATAATTTGAATTTTCCATTTCCATGTCCACAAGAACCTTCAAATACATCAGATTTTCAGGACTTTGCCAAGCCCTACAGAATAACACCAAATCCTTCAGCCGCCGGATTTATGATTAAGTCAGATGATCCTTCAAATCATACCACATCTGTTTCAATAAACAATAACTATGGACGGGTTCTTTACAATAATGACCATCAGCTTTTAAGCGATATTATCCATTTGGAAAGTATTCCTCCGGGCGTTTATTTTATAAGGATTCAGAAGGAACAACTCGTTCAAACACTTAAATGGGTAAAACATTGA
- a CDS encoding NADH:flavin oxidoreductase, which produces MNIFSKYWFKKSGFILKNRIALAPMTNTQSHEDGTLGDDEYRWLVRRAKEDFGMVITCASHVSKDGQGWPGELGIYSDDHLEGLSRLVNGIHEYNCLAIIQLFHGGARSSETVSGTQPWSASAHETGPANRLIKVREASIEDIDRVIRDFRNAAIRAHKAGFDGVELHGAHGYLLHQFLSTVTNQRTDKWGGNFENRAQLIRSILQEIRSELPSGFIIGVRISPEDKYTFQGIDFDESLELAMQLEADGADYIHLSPWDALKKPEKYPESDKLLIMYFREKLSKDTAIVVAGEIWTREDAETALKSGADIIALGRAAIGIPDWPHRAAQSIFIPQKPPYSVNHLKEADLGDSFIEYMRRWKDFVI; this is translated from the coding sequence ATGAATATATTTTCAAAGTACTGGTTTAAGAAATCCGGATTTATCCTTAAAAACAGGATTGCATTAGCTCCGATGACCAATACGCAGAGCCACGAAGATGGTACTTTGGGTGATGACGAATACCGATGGTTGGTCAGAAGGGCAAAAGAAGATTTCGGAATGGTTATAACCTGCGCTTCTCATGTCAGTAAAGACGGACAGGGTTGGCCCGGAGAATTAGGCATTTATTCCGACGACCATCTGGAAGGATTAAGTCGCCTTGTGAATGGAATTCATGAATACAATTGTCTGGCAATCATTCAGCTTTTTCATGGGGGAGCCAGGAGTTCGGAAACTGTAAGCGGAACGCAACCATGGAGTGCAAGTGCTCATGAAACTGGGCCTGCAAACAGACTCATAAAAGTGAGAGAAGCTTCCATTGAAGATATAGATCGTGTGATCCGGGATTTCAGGAATGCTGCAATCAGAGCACACAAAGCTGGTTTTGATGGTGTCGAACTGCATGGTGCACATGGGTACTTGCTGCATCAGTTTTTAAGCACCGTAACTAACCAAAGAACAGATAAATGGGGAGGAAACTTTGAAAACAGAGCCCAACTGATCCGATCCATTTTACAGGAAATCAGGAGTGAATTACCCTCCGGATTTATAATAGGCGTTCGGATTTCACCTGAAGATAAATATACTTTTCAGGGTATTGATTTTGATGAGAGTCTGGAATTGGCGATGCAACTGGAAGCCGATGGGGCTGATTATATCCATCTGTCACCGTGGGATGCATTGAAGAAACCGGAGAAATATCCGGAAAGCGATAAATTACTGATCATGTACTTCAGGGAAAAATTATCTAAGGATACCGCCATCGTTGTAGCCGGAGAGATATGGACCCGTGAAGATGCTGAAACGGCATTAAAATCAGGTGCAGATATAATCGCATTGGGGCGGGCAGCTATAGGCATTCCGGACTGGCCGCATCGTGCTGCTCAAAGTATTTTTATTCCCCAAAAACCGCCATATTCGGTCAATCATCTGAAGGAAGCAGATCTCGGAGACAGTTTTATCGAATATATGCGGAGATGGAAGGATTTTGTAATTTGA